The Pseudomonas sp. Marseille-Q3773 DNA window TCAGGGGCAATTTCCACCCCCACGAGTGAACCCGCATCCTTGCCGAAGCGTCTTAGCATCGTGGCTTCCTTGTCGTAGTCGCAGCAACCTGTAGCAACCCCGCCAATACCGGGCCGCGCCGGCGCTTCGAGGCAACGGGCAGCCTGACCGGTAACCCGGAGGGGCTAAAAAATGCTTATAATGCCCAGCGTTTTTTGGTCCGCCGGACCCGCGTGCAATCCACTCCCAACCTGGACACCGAAAAGCCTTGATACGCCTGCTGAAGTTCTTCTGGTGGTCTTCCGTCGCAGTCATCTGCGCGCTCGTACTCGGTGTGAGCGGTGCGTTTCTGTATCTTAGCCCCAGCCTGCCCTCGGTCGATTCGCTTAGAAGCATCCAGTTGCAGATCCCCCTGAGGGTGTACAGCAGCGACGGCAAGCTGATTGCCGAGTTCGGCGAAATGCGCCGCTCGCCGATCCGCTTTGCAGAAATCCCACCACAATTCATCCAGGCGCTTCTGTCAGCCGAGGACGACAATTTCCTCAATCACTACGGTGTCGACCCCAGCAGCCTGATGCGCGCCGCGACCCAGCTGGTGAAAACCGGGCACATCCAGACCGGCGGCAGCACCATCACCATGCAGGTGGCGAAGAACTTCTTCCTCACCAGCGAACGCAGTTTCTCGCGCAAGACCAACGAAATCCTGCTGGCCTTGCAGATCGAACGTGAGCTGACCAAGGACGAGATCCTCGAGCTCTACGTGAACAAGATTTACCTGGGCAACCGCGCCTACGGTATCGATGCCGCGGCGCAGGTGTACTACGGCAAGTCGATTCGCGATGTGAGCCTGGCGCAGATGGCGATGATCGCCGGGCTGCCCAAGGCCCCGTCGCGCTTCAACCCGCTGGCCAACCCGGTGCGTGCCAAGGAGCGCCGCGACTGGATCCTCGGCCGCATGTACAAGCTGGGCAAGATCGACGAAGCCAGCTACCAGGCAGCCCTGGCCGAGCCGTTGAATGCCAGCTATCACGTGCCCACACCGGAAGTGAACGCACCCTATATCGCGGAAATGGCCCGCGCCGAAATGGTCGGCCGTTATGGCAGCGAGGCCTACACCGAGGGCTTCCGCGTCACCACCACGGTGCCCAGTGACATGCAGGAAATGGCTAACAAGGCCATCCTCAACGGCCTCTCCGAGTATGACGAGCGCCACGGCTACCGCGGGCCGGAAGCACGCTTCCCGGGCCGCACCCAGGCGGCCTGGCTGCAGGAACTGGGCAAGCAGCGCACGCTGGGGGGGCTGGAGCCGGCCATCGTCACCCAGGTCGAGAAGACTGGCCTCAAGGTGCTGACCCGTAACGGCCAGGAAGAACTGGTGGCCTGGGACACCATGAAGTGGGCCCGGCCGTTCATCAACAGCAACGCCCAGGGCCGCTCACCGCAGTCACCGGCAGATGTAGCCCAGGTCGGCGACCTGGTACGTGTCCAGCGCCTGGAGGATGGCAAGCTCAAATTCAGCCAGGTACCTGGCGCCCAGAGTGCGCTGGTCACCCTCGACCCTTACAGCGGTGCCATCCGCGCGCTGGTTGGCGGCTTCTCGTTCGAGCAGAGCAACTACAACCGCGCCATGCAGGCCAAGCGCCAGCCGGGCTCCAGCTTCAAGCCGTTCATCTACAGTGCCGCCCTGGATAGCGGTTATACCGCCTCCAGCCTGGTCAACGATGCGCCGATCGTGTTCGTCGACGAGTACCTGGACAAGGTCTGGCGACCGAAGAACGACACCAACACCTTCCTTGGCCCTATCCGCATGCGCGAGGCCCTGTACAAGTCGCGTAACCTGGTGTCGATCCGCCTGCTGCAGGCCATGGGCGTGGACCGCACCATCGACTACATTGCCAAGTTCGGCTTCAACAAACAGGACCTGCCGCGCAACCTGTCGCTGGCCCTGGGCACCGCTACGCTGACCCCGATGGAAATCGCCACCGGTTGGAGCACCTTCGCCAACGGCGGCTACAAGGTTACCCCGTACCTGATCGAGCGCATCGAGAGCCGCAACGGCGAGACCCTGTTCACCGCCAACCCGGCCCGGGTACCGCAAGGCGCAGAGGACCACGCTGGCCTGGCGGCGCCCGAACAACCGATCAGTACCGCAGCCATGCCGGGTGAAACGCCTGCCTCCAGCCAGGTGACACCTGCAGCACCGCAGGCGCCAGCCGTGGCCGAACAGATCATCGACGGGCGTACCACCTACATCCTTACCAGCATGCTGCAGGATGTGATCAAGCGCGGCACCGGCCGCCGGGCGCTGGCCCTGGGCCGTACCGACCTGGCCGGCAAGACCGGTACCACCAACGAGTCCAAGGACGCCTGGTTCTCCGGCTACAACGCCGACTACGTGACCACCGTGTGGGTCGGCTTCGACCAGCCGGAAACCCTTGGTCGTCGCGAATACGGCGGCACGGCGGCTCTCCCGATCTGGATGAGCTTCATGGGGGCGGCACTGAAGGACAAGCCTGAACATCCACCTGCGGAGCCGGAGGGCATCCTCAGCCTGCGCGTCGATCCGGTCAGCGGCCGGGCCGCCTCGCCAAGCACGCCGAATGCCTATTTCGAGCTGTTCAAGGCCGAGGACTCGCCGCCTTCGGTGGACGAACTGGGCACCGGAGCGGCGCCGGGCAGCCCGCTGCCAGCGGATGAAGCGGCACCGATGGATCTGTTCTGAAGCCCCCGGTGGGGCCACACCCATCGGGACAGCGACAAACAAAAAGCCCCGGCTCATGCGAGCCGGGGCTTTTTTGTGTCACTCAGCTGCAATCAGCCGTTGAACACATCATCCACACTGGTCAGCGGATAGTGCTTCGGATACGGCAGGGTCGCTACACCGGATTCGATGGCAGCCTTGGCCACGGCGTCGGAGACGACGGGGATCAGGCGGGCGTCCAGCGGTTTCGGAATGATGTACTCACGGCCGAACTCCAGGCCTTCGACGCCGTAGGCTTCGCAGACTTCCTTCGGTACTGGCAGCTTGGCCAGGTCCTTCAGGGCGATGGCGGCAGCGATCTTCATTTCTTCGTTGATGCGCTTGGCGCGCACGTCCAGAGCACCGCGGAAGATGAACGGGAAGCCCAGTACGTTGTTGACCTGGTTCGGGTAGTCGGAACGGCCGGTAGCCATGATCACGTCGCTGCGGGTGGCGTGTGCCAGCTCCGGGGAGATTTCCGGGTCCGGGTTCGAGCAGGCGAACACGATCGGGTTGGCAGCCATCGACTTCAGGCCTTCGGCGCTCAGCAGGTTCGGGCCCGACAGGCCTACGAACACGTCGGCACCGTCCAGAGCGTCAGCCAGGGTACGCTTGTCGGTCGCGTGGGCGAACTGCGCCTTGTACTGGTTCAGGTCGTCGCGGCCAGCGTGGATCACGCCGCTGCGGTCGATCATGTAGATGTTCTCGACCTTGGCACCCATGCTTACCAGCAGCTTCATGCAGGAGATGGCAGCAGCACCGGCACCCAGGCAGACGATCTTGGCGTCTTCCAGCTTCTTGCCGGCGATTTCCAGGGCGTTGATCATGCCGGCCGCGGTGACGATGGCGGTACCGTGCTGGTCATCGTGGAACACCGGAATGTCGCACTGTTCGATCAGGGTGCGCTCGATTTCGAAGCACTCAGGGGCCTTGATGTCTTCGAGGTTGATACCACCGAAGGTGATCGAGATACGGCGAACGGTGTCGATGAATGCCTGCGGGCTTTCCGATTCCACTTCGATGTCGAACACATCGATACCGGCGAAACGCTTGAACAGTACGCCTTTACCTTCCATGACCGGCTTGGAGGCCAGCGGGCCGAGGTCGCCCAGACCGAGGATGGCGGTGCCATCGGAAATCACCGCAACCAGGTTGCCCTTGCCGGTGTATTTGTAAGCCAGCTCCGGGTCACGGCCAATTTCACGTACGGGCTCTGCAACACCTGGGCTGTAGGCCAGGGCGAGGTCACGGGCGGTGGCAGTGGGCTTGGAGAGTTCGACGCTCAGTTTCCCCGGACGAGGTTGGGCGTGATATTCGAGAGCGGCGGTTTTCAGGTCTGACATGGTGGGCATTCCGCTGTTTACTGTTCTGACGGACCGCCGAGGATACGCAAAGAGCCGGGTAGCCACAAGACTGGCCGGTCACTTGTGTCAAGGCCTTTAGCCTACGACTTTACGCTATAACCCACGGGGCATACGCCTGACAGTGTGTACAATCCAATAGCGAAATGTCTACATCTTTCAGCCTGAAATGCGCTCCAACATGCTCGGATCGGTCAATGGCAACACCCAGCGTCGCTGCCCCGGCTTGAGGCCGCCCTGGCGGGAACGGTCCAGCACCCAACCGCGCGCTTCGACCTGGCGTCCCTTGAGGTTATCGAAGAAGCTGGCGGGGAAGTTGCGCTGCAGACGAGCGGGAACCTGCAGCACCACGGCATCGTCCAGGGTTAGCCAAACCCCGCCACGGTTACGCTGCACGCCCCCGATACGGCCAGCGACAACGGCGAAACCAGACTGCCTGACGTCCCCGGCACGCAGCACCGGCGAGCGCCGCCACAGGCCGGCACCAGCCTTGCGCGCCGCCTGCTCGGCGAGCTGTTGGCAAGCACTGAGGCGTACATTGGGTGCAACTGCCACACGATAGCCCAAGCCCTCGCTGAGCAATTGCGCTTCCAGATTGTCACCATTGCTGGCGTAGACATGTGCCAGCGTTCGACCGTATTTGTCCTTGCCCTGGATGCCCGGCACCAGCCCGACTCGCCCGTCAGTGGCCTTGATCAACGCCTGCAGGCGCCGTTTGGCGGCTTCTGCATAGGGCTCGCTGCTTCGCCCGCTGCGACCGATCTCCGGGGTGTTGATACCTATCAGCCGCACGCTGCGGCCGTCGACCAGACGCAAGGTATCGCCGTCCACTACCTGGCGCACCGCCACCTGCTGGGGCCTGTCCGGCAGCGGGCAGTACGCCTGGGCCGGAAGATGCCAGATGACAGCCATAAAAAAGGCGCCCACGAGGGGCGCCCTTTTTTGCAGCAATGCGAAACCCGAGGGGTTCGCCATGCGCATGATTACTTCTTGGTACCGAACATACCGAAGCGATCGGCGAACTTCTGTACGCGACCACCGGTGTCCAGGACTTTCTGCTTACCGGTGTAGAACGGGTGGCACAGGTTGCAAACGTCGATCGCCAGGGTGCTGCCCAGGGTCGAACGAGTTTCGAACTTGTTGCCGCAGCTGCAGGTGACTGCAACTACTTCGTAGTTCGGATGAATATCTGCTTTCATGGTCACTTCCTCGAGCTGCGTGCCGCCACCCAACACCAATTGTTGAATACCGCACGTAATTAGGCGGCGAATAATACCAGAGCGCTGCGCCAGTGCAAGTTGTCGCTTGCACCGACCGTCGTCTGCTAGGCTCGCCAGTTCTTGAAACGCCCTCCGAGACTTTTCGCGTGTCCGACGTCATCCTGCGCCTTGCCCTGCCCTCTCCGCTGCGCCGCCTGTTCGACTACAAGGCACCGGCGAGCATGGCGCGCCAGGCCCTGACCCCGGGCATGCGTATCCGCGTGCCATTCGGCCGCCGCGAAATGATCGGCGTACTGGTAGAGGTCTGCGAGCACAGCGAGGTGCCGGCAGACAAGCTGAAACCGGCCAGCGCCCTGCTCGACCCGGTGTCACCGATCCCGCCGTCGCTGTTCAGGCTGTGCCTGTGGACCGCCCAGTACTACCAGCACAGCCTGGGCGACACCCTGAGCTGGGCCCTGCCAACGCTGCTGCGCCAGGGCGAACCGGCCGAGATGCGCCAGGAACGCTTCTGGCATGTCGCCCCCGGTGCGCGCCTGGAAGACCCGCGCATCGCCCGTGCCCCACGCCAGCGCGACGCCCTCAAGACCCTGGCCCAGCACCCGCACGGCGTGGCCCACAGCCTGCTGGCCAAACTCAACCTGAACAAGGACAGCCTCGACCTGCTGCTAGCCAAGGAGCTGGTGCAGATCGAGGTGCGCCGCCACCTGCCGGCGTTGCGCCACGAACACTGGCTGGCGCAACCTGAGCTACCGCTCAACGAAGAGCAACGCGAGGCCTTTGATGCCGTGCGCGAAGGCTTCGGCGGCTTCGCGGCGTTCCTGCTGGCTGGCGTGACCGGCAGTGGCAAGACCGAGGTCTACCTGCAATTGATCCGGGAGACCCTGGAAGCCGGCAAACAGGCACTGGTGCTGATTCCGGAGATCAACCTCGGCCCGCAGACCCTGGCGCGCTTCGAGCAGCGTTTCAACGCCCGCATCGCCCTGCTGCATTCGGCGGTGAACGACCGCGAGCGCCTGGACGCCTGGCTGGCGGCACGGGACGGTGAAGCGGACATCATCATCGGTACCCGCTCGGCGTTGTTCACGCCGATGAAAAACCCCGGCCTGATCATCATCGACGAAGAACATGACGGCTCCTATAAACAGCAGGAAGGCCTGCGCTACCACGCCCGCGACCTGGCGCTGGTGCGCGCCCACCAGGAAAACATCCCCATCCTGCTCGGCTCGGCCACGCCGTCGCTGGAAACCCTGCACAACGCCCTCAACGGGCGCTACCGCCTGTTACGCATGAACCAGCGCGCCGGCGGCGCACGCCCACCGCGCATGCTGCGCCTGGACGTGAAGAGCCTGCCGCTGGACAGTGGCATCAGCGGCCCGTTGCAGCAGGCCATCCGGCAGACACTGGAGGCGGGCCAGCAGGTGCTGGTGTTCCTCAATCGCCGCGGCTTCGCTCCGACCTTGCTGTGCCACGACTGCGGCTGGCTGTCGGAATGCCCGCGCTGCGACGCGCGCATGACCGTACACCAGCGCTCCGGCGTGCTGCGCTGCCACCATTGCGGTTATGACGAACGCCTGCCGCAGCAGTGCCCACAATGCAACCACGTCGACCTGCGCCCGGTCGGCGCCGGCACCGAACGGGCCGAAGAGCGCCTCAAGGTGCTGTTCCCGGATTACCCGATCCTGCGCGTGGACCGCGACAGCACGGCGCGCAAGGACGCCATGCACAACCTCTTCAGCACCATCCAGCGCGGCCAGCCGAGCATCCTTGTCGGCACGCAGATGCTCGCCAAGGGCCACCACTTCCCACGGGTGACCCTGGTGGCCATCCTGGATGCCGATGGCGGGCTGTTCTCCGGCGATTTCCGCGCCAGCGAGCGCATGGCACAGCTGATCGTGCAGGTGGCCGGGCGTGCCGGGCGTGCCGAAGAGCCTGGCAAGGTCATCATCCAGACCCACCTGGCCGACCATCCCCTGCTGGTGCAACTGACCGAACAGGGCTACTTCGCGTTTGCCGAGCAGGCCCTGCAAGAGCGCCGGGCGGCAGGGCTACCGCCCTATTCGCACCTGGCGCTGCTGCGCGCCGAAGCGCACCGGCCCGGGCAGGCCGAAAGTTTCCTCGACGAGGCCTGCGCCGCCGCCGAGCGCCTGGTAGCCGAGCAGGGCCTGGCAGGCATCGAGCTGCTGGGGCCGGTGCCGGCCCCGATGGAGCGGCGGGCCGGGCGGTTCCGCGCGCAACTGTTGATACAGGCCAATACCCGCGCGCCTTTGCATCGACTGATCAGCGCCTGGTTGCTAGTGTTGGAGCAGATGCCGAGCGGGCGCCAGGTGCGCTGGTCTCTGGATGTCGACCCGGTAGACCTGTACTGAAACCGGGTCCGCTTTGCGGCCCAAAGGTTGGCAACCCGCTCCCGGCCACGGATAATGCCCAGTTTTTCCACCTGCGCATCGAAGCGCTCCACCGCGCTTGCGGTCGAAAAGAGATCCCCATGAAAGACACCATTCGCCAGCTGATCCAGCAAGCCCTCACCCAACTCGTCACCGACGGTGTGCTGCCTGAAGGGCTGTCGCCGGCGATCCAGGTGGAAAACGCCCGGGACAAGACCCATGGCGACTTCGCCAGCAACATCGCCATGATGCTGGCCAAGCCGGCCGGCATGAAACCACGCGACCTGGCGGAAAAACTGATCGATGCCCTGCCCGTCAGTGCCGACATCAGCAAGGTCGAGATCGCCGGCCCCGGCTTCCTCAACTTCTTCCAGAACACCGCCGCGCTGGCCAACCGCCTGGATGCCGCGCTGGCCGACGCCCACCTGGGGGCACGCAAGACCGGCCCTGCGCAAAAGGTGGTGATCGACATGTCGGCACCCAACCTGGCCAAGGAGATGCACGTCGGCCACCTGCGTTCGACCATCATCGGCGACAGCGTGGCACGCGTGCTGGAATTCCTCGGCGACGAGGTGATCCGCCAGAACCACGTGGGCGACTGGGGCACCCAGTTCGGCATGCTGCTGGCCTACCTGGAAGAAAACCCGATCACCAGCGACGAGCTGTCGGACCTGGAAAACTTCTACCGTGCCGCCAAGAAGCGCTTCGACGAATCCGAAGAGTTCGCCACCCGGGCCCGTGGCCTGGTGGTCAAGCTGCAGGCTGGCGACCCGGATTGCATGGCGTTGTGGACACGCTTCAAGGACATCTCGCTGTCGCACTGCCAGAAGACCTACGAGCTGCTCAACGTCAAGCTGACCATGGCCGACGTGATGGGCGAGAGCGCCTACAACGCCGACCTGGCCAACGTGGTAGCCGACCTCAAGGCCAAGGGCCTGCTGGTCGAAGACCAGGGCGCCCAGTGCGTATTCCTCGAGGAATTCAAGAACAGCGAAGGCGAGCCACTGCCGGTGATCGTGCAGAAGGCCGACGGCGGCTACCTGTACGCCACCACCGACCTGGCCGCCGTGCGCTACCGCAGCAACGTGCTCAAGGCCGACCGCGCCCTGTACTTCGTCGACCAGCGCCAGGCCCTGCACTTCAACCAGGTGTTCGAAGTCGCCCGCCGTGCAGGCTTCGTCGGCCACCCGATGCAGATGGAACACATGGGCTTCGGCACCATGAACGGCGCCGACGGCCGCCCGTTCAAGACCCGTGACGGCGGCACCGTGAAGCTGATCGACCTGCTCACCGAGGCCAAGGAGCGCGCCTACGCACTGGTCAAGGAGAAGAACCCGAGCCTGGCCGACGAAGAACTGCGCCGCATCGGTGAGGTAGTGGGCATCGGCGCGGTGAAGTACGCCGACCTGTCCAAGCACCGCACCAGCGACTACAGCTTCAACTTCGAGCAGATGCTCAACTTCGAAGGCAACACCGCGCCTTACCTGCTGTACGCCTACACCCGCGTGGCCGGCGTGTTCCGCAAGCTGGGCAAGGGCTTCGACCAGGTCGAAGGCCACATCGTGCTGCAGGCGCCGCACGAACAGGACCTGGCCGCGCGCCTGGCGCAGTTTGGCGAAATCCTCAATAACGTGGCCGACAAGGGCACGCCGCATGTGCTGTGCAGCTACCTGTACGACCTGGCCGGGTTGTTCTCCAGCTTCTACGAGAACTGCCCGATCCTCGCCGCCGAAACGGCAGAGCAGCAGCAGAGCCGCCTGCGCCTGGCAGCCCTGACTGGCCGCACCCTAAAGCAAGGTCTGGAACTGCTCGGCCTGGAAACCCTGGAGCGCATGTAAGTTGGCTGCCAAGAAAAAACCTGCCCCAAAACGCGGCGCCAGCCGCCAGACGGCACCGGCCAAGCAGCCGATCCCCGGCTGGGTGTGGCTGGCGGTCGGCCTGACCGTAGGCGCGTTCATCGTGTTCCTGATGAAGCTCGAGCCTGGTGGCGAAGACATCAAGCGGGCCAAGCCCGAGCAGCAGAAGTCAGAGAAAGTGGCCGAGGCCGGCAAGGCGACGCAGGCCACGCCGCAGCAGCCGGTGAAACCGAAGTATGACTTCTATACCCTGCTGCCGGAGACCGAGGTGATCGTGCCGCCGGAAGCCGTACCCGAGAAAACACCGCCCGTCCCGGCCCAGCCGGTGACACCGGTGACACCTGCCGAAGCGGCAAAGATTGACACGGCGCGAGCCCAGGCGGCGTTGATGGGCCAGACCCCGCCACCGGCACCACCGGTGATCAAGCCGGCGGCAACCACCCAGTTCTTCCTGCAGGCCGGCTCGTTCCGCAAGCAGGCTGACGCCGACAAGGTACGCGCGCAGATCATCCTGCTGGGCCAGGCGGTGAAGGTGGAATCTGGCACGGTCAAGGATGAAACCTGGTACCGCGTCATGGTCGGCCCGTTCAGTAACCGCGAACAGCTGACCGGGGCGCAGAAGCAGCTGGCCGGGGCCGGTTTCAGCAACCTGTTGCTGCAACAGCGGCAGACTCGCCAGTAACCTGTGTACGGGGGCGCCTTGCGCCCCTGTCGCGACACAGGTCTGCTTCTACAGGCATCGGGCAGATCCTGTCGGGTGGTCGCGGTCTTTTCAGGAGCGTGTCGCGATGGGCTGCAAGGCAGCCCCTGGGCCCTCAAGCCCGTCCCGCATTCCGCTCGGACACCTGGCTGTTCAAGGTCCAGAAGTCGTACAGCACGCCCACCAGGCAGAGCCCGCCGGTGAAGAAGTAGATGATCGCGGTCACCCACTTGCCCTGGTACAACCGGTGCAGGCCGAACACTCCGAGGAAGGTCAGCAGAATCCAGGCGATGTTGTAGTCGATGCGCCCGGACTGGAACCTCAAGTCGGCTTCACGGTCCATGGACGGGATCAGGAACAGGTCGATCAACCAGCCGATGCCCAGCAGGCCCAGGGTCAGGAACCAGATGGTGCCGGTAACGGGCTTGCCGTAGTAGAAGCGATGCGACCCGGTGAAGCCGAAAATCCACAACAGGTAGCCAATGGTCTTGCTGTGGGTATCGTGAAACGGCGCTCCCTGTTGATAACTGTTCATGCGTAGCTCCTGCGGCTTATCCAAAAATTTTCTAAAAAAAAATGTGACTTTCTCATCACAGGCCGACGTACGGCACCCGGACAATCGACCAACGGATCAAAGATTGATCAAAAAGCTGTTATAAAGTTGCGCGCCCAACACACAACTATTCATAAGAGCTTCATCTATGCCGCCTTTACTCAAGACATGGCTGACCCTCTGCCTATTATTGCCCCTGGCCGCCCACGCCACCAATCGTGAGCAACGTCTTCCCAATGGTTTCACCGGCTACACCGCCAACGCCTCGGTGAGACACGCGCCGGTCAAGCAGACCACGCTGCGTACCCGTCCAAGCAATGCAGCCACCAGCAGCCGCAGCGTGCCGGCCATCGCCATGTCGCCGAAACAGAGCAGCGATGTGCTCAGCCGTGCGGTGAATGTGCTCGGCACCCCTTATGTCTGGGGCGGCAGCAGCCCGAAGAAAGGCTTCGACTGCAGCGGCCTGGTCAAGTACGCCTTCAATGATGTCGCCGACGTCGACCTGCCGCGCACCTCGAACGCCATGGCCCAGGGCCACGGGGTCAAGGTGGCCAAGGGTGACCTCAAGCCTGGTGATCTGATCTTCTTCAATATCAAGAGCCGACGGGTGAACCACGTTGCCATCTACCTGGGCAATGACCGCTTCATCCATGCCCCGCGCCGTGGCAAACGGGTGAGCATCGACACCCTGAGCAAACCTTACTGGCAGAAGCACTATGTAGTGGCCAAACGGGTGCTGCCGAAAGAACAGCAACAGCTGAACCTGGCCAAGCGCTGATCGCTCCTCGGCCTGTTTTTTGTCCCCATCGCTGGCTAGCCGGCGATGGGGACAAAAAACTAGCATTCCTTGATCACCCCCTTCCCCTTCAACACCCGCAACGCCGCCTCCATCGTCCGCATCCCTTCTGCACCACCCGCCTGCATCACCGAACACAATTGCGCCATCCGTCCCTCCCGCACCAGATTGCGCACCGCTGTCGTCGCCACCAACACCTCCCGCGCAGCGACTCGTCCGCCACCCACCCGCCCGAGCAGCACCTGCGCCACTACAAGGCGCAACACATCAGCCAGCATCGTCCGTACCAGCGCCTTCTCTTCGGCCGCAAACACCTCCACCAGGCGGTCGATGCTGTTGGCCGCCGAGCGGGTGTGCACGGTTGCCAGCACCAAGTGGCCGGTCTCGGCTGCGCGCAACGCCAGGCGTATGGTTTCCAGGTCGCGCAGTTCGCCGATCATGATCACATCCGGGTCCTGGCGCAGCGCACTGCGTAGCCCCTGTGGATAACCTTCGCAATGGCGACCGATCTCACGCTGGGTGACCAGGCTGCGCTGGCTGCTGTGGATGACTTCGATCGGGTCTTCAAGCGTGATGATGTGTAACGCCCGGCTCCGGTTCAGCTGGTCGAGCAATGTCGCCAGGGTGCTGGACTTGCCGCTGCCGGTTGGCCCTCCTACCAGGATCAGGCCGTCCTGGCACTGCGCAACAGCTTGAAACACATCCTCCAGCTCGAGTTCATCTAGCGTGGCGATGCGCCCCGGGATCAGGCGAAAGGTGACTGCCAAGCCATGCAACTGGCGATACAGGTTCAGCCGAAAGCGCCCGAGCATGGGCAGTTCCAGCGCCAGGTCCAGTTCACCACCCTGGGCCCACCGCCGTTGCTGGTCCGTGTCCAACA harbors:
- the argS gene encoding arginine--tRNA ligase — its product is MKDTIRQLIQQALTQLVTDGVLPEGLSPAIQVENARDKTHGDFASNIAMMLAKPAGMKPRDLAEKLIDALPVSADISKVEIAGPGFLNFFQNTAALANRLDAALADAHLGARKTGPAQKVVIDMSAPNLAKEMHVGHLRSTIIGDSVARVLEFLGDEVIRQNHVGDWGTQFGMLLAYLEENPITSDELSDLENFYRAAKKRFDESEEFATRARGLVVKLQAGDPDCMALWTRFKDISLSHCQKTYELLNVKLTMADVMGESAYNADLANVVADLKAKGLLVEDQGAQCVFLEEFKNSEGEPLPVIVQKADGGYLYATTDLAAVRYRSNVLKADRALYFVDQRQALHFNQVFEVARRAGFVGHPMQMEHMGFGTMNGADGRPFKTRDGGTVKLIDLLTEAKERAYALVKEKNPSLADEELRRIGEVVGIGAVKYADLSKHRTSDYSFNFEQMLNFEGNTAPYLLYAYTRVAGVFRKLGKGFDQVEGHIVLQAPHEQDLAARLAQFGEILNNVADKGTPHVLCSYLYDLAGLFSSFYENCPILAAETAEQQQSRLRLAALTGRTLKQGLELLGLETLERM
- a CDS encoding SPOR domain-containing protein yields the protein MAAKKKPAPKRGASRQTAPAKQPIPGWVWLAVGLTVGAFIVFLMKLEPGGEDIKRAKPEQQKSEKVAEAGKATQATPQQPVKPKYDFYTLLPETEVIVPPEAVPEKTPPVPAQPVTPVTPAEAAKIDTARAQAALMGQTPPPAPPVIKPAATTQFFLQAGSFRKQADADKVRAQIILLGQAVKVESGTVKDETWYRVMVGPFSNREQLTGAQKQLAGAGFSNLLLQQRQTRQ
- a CDS encoding primosomal protein N'; amino-acid sequence: MSDVILRLALPSPLRRLFDYKAPASMARQALTPGMRIRVPFGRREMIGVLVEVCEHSEVPADKLKPASALLDPVSPIPPSLFRLCLWTAQYYQHSLGDTLSWALPTLLRQGEPAEMRQERFWHVAPGARLEDPRIARAPRQRDALKTLAQHPHGVAHSLLAKLNLNKDSLDLLLAKELVQIEVRRHLPALRHEHWLAQPELPLNEEQREAFDAVREGFGGFAAFLLAGVTGSGKTEVYLQLIRETLEAGKQALVLIPEINLGPQTLARFEQRFNARIALLHSAVNDRERLDAWLAARDGEADIIIGTRSALFTPMKNPGLIIIDEEHDGSYKQQEGLRYHARDLALVRAHQENIPILLGSATPSLETLHNALNGRYRLLRMNQRAGGARPPRMLRLDVKSLPLDSGISGPLQQAIRQTLEAGQQVLVFLNRRGFAPTLLCHDCGWLSECPRCDARMTVHQRSGVLRCHHCGYDERLPQQCPQCNHVDLRPVGAGTERAEERLKVLFPDYPILRVDRDSTARKDAMHNLFSTIQRGQPSILVGTQMLAKGHHFPRVTLVAILDADGGLFSGDFRASERMAQLIVQVAGRAGRAEEPGKVIIQTHLADHPLLVQLTEQGYFAFAEQALQERRAAGLPPYSHLALLRAEAHRPGQAESFLDEACAAAERLVAEQGLAGIELLGPVPAPMERRAGRFRAQLLIQANTRAPLHRLISAWLLVLEQMPSGRQVRWSLDVDPVDLY
- a CDS encoding malic enzyme-like NAD(P)-binding protein — translated: MSDLKTAALEYHAQPRPGKLSVELSKPTATARDLALAYSPGVAEPVREIGRDPELAYKYTGKGNLVAVISDGTAILGLGDLGPLASKPVMEGKGVLFKRFAGIDVFDIEVESESPQAFIDTVRRISITFGGINLEDIKAPECFEIERTLIEQCDIPVFHDDQHGTAIVTAAGMINALEIAGKKLEDAKIVCLGAGAAAISCMKLLVSMGAKVENIYMIDRSGVIHAGRDDLNQYKAQFAHATDKRTLADALDGADVFVGLSGPNLLSAEGLKSMAANPIVFACSNPDPEISPELAHATRSDVIMATGRSDYPNQVNNVLGFPFIFRGALDVRAKRINEEMKIAAAIALKDLAKLPVPKEVCEAYGVEGLEFGREYIIPKPLDARLIPVVSDAVAKAAIESGVATLPYPKHYPLTSVDDVFNG
- a CDS encoding penicillin-binding protein 1A encodes the protein MIRLLKFFWWSSVAVICALVLGVSGAFLYLSPSLPSVDSLRSIQLQIPLRVYSSDGKLIAEFGEMRRSPIRFAEIPPQFIQALLSAEDDNFLNHYGVDPSSLMRAATQLVKTGHIQTGGSTITMQVAKNFFLTSERSFSRKTNEILLALQIERELTKDEILELYVNKIYLGNRAYGIDAAAQVYYGKSIRDVSLAQMAMIAGLPKAPSRFNPLANPVRAKERRDWILGRMYKLGKIDEASYQAALAEPLNASYHVPTPEVNAPYIAEMARAEMVGRYGSEAYTEGFRVTTTVPSDMQEMANKAILNGLSEYDERHGYRGPEARFPGRTQAAWLQELGKQRTLGGLEPAIVTQVEKTGLKVLTRNGQEELVAWDTMKWARPFINSNAQGRSPQSPADVAQVGDLVRVQRLEDGKLKFSQVPGAQSALVTLDPYSGAIRALVGGFSFEQSNYNRAMQAKRQPGSSFKPFIYSAALDSGYTASSLVNDAPIVFVDEYLDKVWRPKNDTNTFLGPIRMREALYKSRNLVSIRLLQAMGVDRTIDYIAKFGFNKQDLPRNLSLALGTATLTPMEIATGWSTFANGGYKVTPYLIERIESRNGETLFTANPARVPQGAEDHAGLAAPEQPISTAAMPGETPASSQVTPAAPQAPAVAEQIIDGRTTYILTSMLQDVIKRGTGRRALALGRTDLAGKTGTTNESKDAWFSGYNADYVTTVWVGFDQPETLGRREYGGTAALPIWMSFMGAALKDKPEHPPAEPEGILSLRVDPVSGRAASPSTPNAYFELFKAEDSPPSVDELGTGAAPGSPLPADEAAPMDLF
- the rpmE gene encoding 50S ribosomal protein L31 — its product is MKADIHPNYEVVAVTCSCGNKFETRSTLGSTLAIDVCNLCHPFYTGKQKVLDTGGRVQKFADRFGMFGTKK
- a CDS encoding thermonuclease family protein, with the protein product MRMANPSGFALLQKRAPLVGAFFMAVIWHLPAQAYCPLPDRPQQVAVRQVVDGDTLRLVDGRSVRLIGINTPEIGRSGRSSEPYAEAAKRRLQALIKATDGRVGLVPGIQGKDKYGRTLAHVYASNGDNLEAQLLSEGLGYRVAVAPNVRLSACQQLAEQAARKAGAGLWRRSPVLRAGDVRQSGFAVVAGRIGGVQRNRGGVWLTLDDAVVLQVPARLQRNFPASFFDNLKGRQVEARGWVLDRSRQGGLKPGQRRWVLPLTDPSMLERISG